From the Prosthecodimorpha staleyi genome, one window contains:
- the mfd gene encoding transcription-repair coupling factor — translation MKPLKGLFDRTDHVTLASLPDGLEALAIGDLARAAGAKDGRPGLVAVSRDGNRMASLEAALGFFAPDIQVMTFPAWDCLPYDRVSPTPEIVARRMATLSRLVRPQATTKPVVLLTTVNAVVQRVPERSMVAAETFAAAPGNRVDMADLVRWLENNGFNRTPTVRETGEYAVRGGILDLFAPGTDSPVRLDFFGDTLESVRKFDAESQRTTGQLKRLEWLPMSEVTIVPETISRFRRAYVARFGATTKDDALYAAISEGRRYAGMEHWLPLFHERLETLFDYIGDATIAFEAHVEETLTERLGQIEDHYQARREAQATPQAGAVPYKPVEPDALYLTAEEWRSRLATRRSAALTPFAVPDGPTRTVDLGGRPGRTFLTERQAGDVNVFDAVVAHVGELQKAGRRVMIAAWSDGALDRLSQVLGDHGLKDLRPVKTFPELLALPKGAVGVGVLGIEAGVELDDVAVIGEQDILGDRLVRPKKRRAKGSDFLTEVSGLSEGDIVVHVDHGIGRFTGLKTITAVGAPHDCLELVYQGGDKLYLPVENIELLTRYGSDDTEVQLDKLGGVAWQARKARMKSRIREIADSLIKTAAARLMKPAPVLTPVEGLSDEFAARFPYEETDDQLASIEAVHEDLAAGRPMDRLVCGDVGFGKTEVALRAAFTVAGSGKQVAVVVPTTLLARQHFRTFSERFKGLPFRVGQLSRLVSAKDADLTRQELESGHCDIVVGTHAILAKSVKFRDLGLLIVDEEQHFGVKHKERLKELKADVHVLTLTATPIPRTLQLALTGVRELSVIATPPIDRLAVRSFVSPYDPLVIREALLREHYRGGQSFYVVPRVSDLAARATFLAEHVPEVRVCTAHGQMAAGELEDVMNAFYEGKYDVLLSTTIVESGLDIPTANTLIIHRADMFGLAQLYQLRGRVGRSKLRAYALFTVPADRPLTQQAERRLKVLQSLDSLGAGFQLASHDLDIRGAGNLLGDEQSGHIKEVGYELYQQMLEEAVASLKSGEPDAVAEEQWSPSITVGTPVLIPETYVADLQLRLGLYRRLADLETTEQIDAFGAEMIDRFGPLPEEVEHLLKIVFIKGLCRRAHVDKIDVGPKGVVISFRENKFANGAGLVRWITEQGSLAKIRPDQKIVLSRDWPEAEQRLKGAAVVLTQLVRIAEGKDVPVPAAQKGKPAPAAAAPSDPKRLNLKPTPPPAPPPVVPRGRFPSLSSIGKGKRGR, via the coding sequence ATGAAGCCGCTCAAGGGTCTGTTCGACCGCACCGACCACGTCACGCTGGCGAGCCTGCCGGACGGGCTGGAAGCGCTGGCCATCGGCGATCTGGCACGCGCCGCCGGCGCCAAGGACGGGCGCCCCGGCCTCGTCGCCGTGTCCCGCGACGGCAACAGGATGGCGAGCCTGGAGGCCGCGCTCGGCTTCTTCGCGCCCGACATCCAGGTGATGACCTTCCCGGCCTGGGACTGTCTGCCCTATGACCGCGTTTCGCCGACGCCGGAGATCGTCGCGCGCCGGATGGCGACGCTGTCGCGCCTCGTCCGCCCGCAGGCCACGACCAAGCCGGTCGTGCTGCTGACCACCGTCAACGCCGTCGTCCAGCGCGTGCCGGAACGCAGCATGGTGGCCGCCGAGACCTTCGCGGCCGCGCCCGGCAACCGGGTCGACATGGCGGACCTGGTTCGCTGGCTGGAGAATAACGGTTTCAACCGCACCCCGACGGTGCGCGAGACCGGCGAATATGCCGTGCGCGGCGGTATTCTCGACCTCTTCGCCCCCGGCACCGACAGCCCGGTGCGGCTCGACTTCTTCGGCGATACGCTGGAATCGGTGCGCAAGTTCGACGCCGAGAGCCAGCGCACCACGGGCCAGCTGAAGCGGCTGGAATGGCTGCCGATGTCGGAGGTGACCATCGTCCCGGAGACGATCAGCCGCTTCCGCCGCGCCTATGTGGCCCGCTTCGGCGCCACCACCAAGGATGACGCGCTCTATGCGGCGATCTCCGAGGGGCGCCGTTATGCCGGCATGGAACACTGGCTGCCGCTGTTCCACGAGCGGCTGGAGACGCTGTTCGACTACATCGGCGACGCGACGATCGCCTTCGAGGCCCACGTCGAGGAGACGCTGACCGAGCGGCTCGGCCAGATCGAGGACCACTACCAGGCCCGGCGCGAGGCGCAGGCGACGCCGCAGGCCGGCGCCGTGCCGTACAAGCCGGTCGAGCCGGACGCGCTCTATCTGACCGCCGAGGAATGGCGCAGCCGGCTGGCGACGCGCCGGTCCGCCGCGCTGACCCCCTTCGCGGTGCCGGACGGCCCGACCCGCACCGTCGATCTCGGCGGCCGCCCGGGCCGGACCTTCCTGACCGAGCGCCAGGCCGGCGACGTGAACGTGTTCGATGCGGTCGTCGCCCATGTCGGCGAGCTGCAGAAGGCCGGCCGGCGGGTGATGATCGCCGCCTGGAGCGACGGCGCGCTCGACCGCCTGTCGCAGGTGCTCGGCGACCACGGCCTGAAGGACCTGCGGCCGGTCAAGACCTTCCCGGAACTGCTCGCGCTGCCGAAGGGCGCGGTCGGGGTCGGCGTGCTCGGCATCGAGGCCGGCGTCGAACTCGACGACGTGGCGGTGATCGGCGAGCAGGACATTCTCGGCGACCGTCTGGTCCGCCCGAAGAAGCGCCGCGCCAAGGGTTCGGACTTCCTGACCGAGGTCTCCGGGCTCTCGGAAGGCGACATCGTCGTTCATGTCGATCACGGCATCGGCCGCTTCACCGGGCTGAAGACCATCACGGCGGTCGGCGCGCCGCATGACTGCCTGGAACTGGTCTATCAGGGCGGCGACAAGCTCTATCTGCCGGTCGAGAATATCGAACTCCTGACCCGCTACGGCTCGGACGATACCGAGGTGCAGCTCGACAAGCTCGGCGGCGTCGCCTGGCAGGCGCGCAAGGCGCGCATGAAGAGCCGCATCCGCGAGATCGCCGACAGCCTGATCAAGACCGCTGCCGCGCGCCTGATGAAGCCGGCTCCGGTCCTGACCCCCGTGGAAGGCCTCTCCGACGAGTTCGCCGCCCGCTTCCCCTACGAGGAGACCGACGACCAGCTGGCCTCGATCGAGGCCGTGCACGAGGATCTGGCCGCCGGCCGGCCGATGGACCGTCTGGTCTGCGGCGACGTGGGCTTCGGCAAAACCGAAGTGGCGCTGCGCGCCGCCTTCACGGTTGCCGGCTCCGGCAAGCAGGTCGCCGTCGTGGTCCCGACGACGCTGCTCGCCCGCCAGCATTTCCGCACCTTCTCGGAGCGCTTCAAGGGCCTGCCGTTCCGCGTCGGCCAGCTCTCGCGGCTGGTTTCGGCCAAGGATGCCGACCTGACCCGCCAGGAGCTCGAAAGCGGCCACTGCGACATCGTCGTCGGCACCCACGCGATCCTCGCCAAAAGCGTCAAGTTCCGCGATCTCGGCCTGCTGATCGTCGACGAGGAGCAGCATTTCGGCGTCAAGCACAAGGAAAGGCTGAAGGAACTCAAGGCCGACGTGCATGTGCTGACGCTGACCGCGACGCCGATCCCGCGCACCCTGCAGCTGGCGCTGACCGGCGTGCGCGAACTCTCGGTCATCGCCACGCCGCCGATCGATCGGCTCGCCGTGCGCAGCTTCGTGTCGCCCTACGACCCGCTGGTCATCCGCGAGGCGCTGCTGCGCGAGCATTATCGGGGCGGCCAAAGCTTCTATGTCGTGCCGCGCGTCTCCGACCTCGCCGCCCGCGCCACGTTCCTCGCCGAGCACGTGCCGGAGGTGCGCGTCTGCACCGCCCACGGCCAGATGGCCGCCGGCGAGCTGGAAGACGTGATGAATGCCTTCTACGAGGGCAAGTACGACGTGCTGCTGTCGACGACCATCGTCGAATCCGGCCTCGACATTCCCACCGCCAACACGCTGATCATCCACCGCGCCGACATGTTCGGCCTCGCCCAGCTCTACCAGCTGCGCGGCCGCGTCGGCCGCTCGAAGCTGCGCGCCTATGCGCTGTTCACCGTGCCGGCCGACCGGCCGCTGACCCAGCAGGCCGAGCGGCGGCTGAAGGTGCTGCAATCGCTCGACAGCCTCGGCGCCGGCTTCCAGCTGGCGAGCCACGACCTCGACATCCGCGGCGCCGGCAACCTGCTCGGCGACGAGCAGTCCGGCCACATCAAGGAGGTCGGCTACGAGCTCTACCAGCAGATGCTCGAGGAGGCGGTCGCCTCGCTGAAGTCCGGCGAGCCGGATGCGGTCGCCGAGGAGCAATGGTCGCCCTCGATCACGGTCGGCACGCCGGTGCTGATCCCCGAGACCTATGTGGCCGACCTGCAATTGCGCCTTGGCCTCTACCGGCGCCTCGCCGATCTGGAGACGACCGAGCAGATCGACGCCTTCGGGGCGGAGATGATCGACCGCTTCGGCCCGCTGCCGGAGGAGGTCGAGCATCTCCTGAAGATCGTCTTCATCAAGGGCCTGTGCCGGCGCGCCCATGTCGACAAGATCGATGTCGGGCCGAAGGGCGTGGTGATCTCGTTCCGCGAGAACAAGTTCGCCAACGGCGCCGGCCTGGTGCGCTGGATCACCGAGCAGGGCTCGCTCGCCAAGATCCGGCCGGATCAGAAGATCGTGCTGTCGCGCGACTGGCCGGAGGCCGAGCAGCGCCTGAAGGGCGCCGCCGTGGTGCTGACCCAGCTCGTGCGCATCGCCGAGGGCAAGGACGTGCCCGTTCCGGCCGCCCAGAAGGGCAAGCCGGCCCCGGCCGCTGCCGCGCCTTCCGACCCGAAACGGCTCAACCTGAAGCCGACGCCGCCGCCGGCCCCGCCACCGGTCGTCCCGCGCGGCCGGTTCCCGTCGCTGAGCTCGATCGGCAAGGGCAAGCGCGGACGATAG
- a CDS encoding FAD assembly factor SdhE → MSGTQISSDGLAPARKRALFRAWHRGTKEMDLLLGTFADAHLGSLSEADFDDFVQLMEVPDTDLFAWIIDRQDTPGNYDTPVFRQLKAFQTAPGGIVFR, encoded by the coding sequence ATGTCCGGCACGCAGATTTCTTCCGACGGGCTCGCGCCCGCGCGCAAGCGGGCGTTGTTCCGCGCCTGGCATCGCGGCACCAAGGAGATGGATCTCCTGCTCGGCACCTTCGCGGACGCGCATCTGGGCAGCCTGTCGGAGGCGGATTTCGACGATTTCGTCCAGCTGATGGAGGTGCCCGACACCGACCTCTTCGCCTGGATCATCGACCGCCAGGACACGCCCGGCAACTACGACACGCCGGTCTTCCGCCAGTTGAAGGCCTTCCAGACCGCGCCCGGCGGGATCGTGTTCCGCTGA